The genomic window ATAAGTCCTTTTACAACACCCTCTGCAACGTATTTTTCTGGAACAAAATCAGGCTCGATGCCTTTTTCGCGCAGAATATCAGCTGTTGCAGGACCGATTGCAGCAATCTTGCTAGTGCCAAGAGCACGAGTATCGAGTCCCATCTCTGCAAGCTGAAGCCAGAAGTGTTTTACACCGTTAACAGAGGTGAAGATAACCCACTCGTATTCGTTGATGGATTTAATCGCAGAATGTACTTCGCTGTAGTCAGCAAGCGGGTCAATTTTAATAGTCGGGAACTGAATAACGTTTGCGCCAAGCTTAGTAAGGGATTTAGCCATACCACTTGCCTGCTCGCGTGCACGAGTAACAACAACGCCTTTGCCGCGCAACGGCAGCTGCTCAAACCAGTTCAGCTCATCACGAAGCTTAACAACATTACCCACAACAATAAGGGAAGGAGAAGTAAAGCCCTGCCTTACGCCTTCTTCAGGAAGAGTTGCGATTGTAGCAGTCATAGAACGGTGCTTAGCCGTGGTTCCCCAGTGCACGAGGGCTGCCGGAGTATCAGGGTTCATACCGTTTTCAATGAGCTGCTTGGAAATATGTGGCAAGTTCTTCATGCCCATAAAGAACACGAGAGTAGATGTGCCGGTAGCAAGAGACTTCCAGTTATGAGAGGAACCCGGTTTGTCAGGGTTTTCATGGCCGGTAATGAAGGAAACAGATGAAGCGTAGTCACGGTGTGTGAGTGGAATACCAGCGTATGCAGGGCCTGCAATAGCAGAGGTAATACCCGGAACTTCTTCAAATGGAACACCAGCTGCGAGCAACTCCTGCGCTTCTTCGCCGCCACGACCGAACATGTACGGATCGCCGCCTTTCAGACGTGCAACAGATTTGCCTTCTTTCGCTTTGTCCACGATAAGCTGGTTGATGCCTTCCTGACTCAATGTATGGTCGCCGCCTTTTTTACCTACGTAGATAATTTCGGCTTCAGGCTTTGCGTAAGAAAGAAATTCAGCATTCGCAAGGTAGTCATATACAATAACATCTGCTGTGCTGAGAATATCACGGCCTTTGATTGTCAGCAGGCCGGGATCGCCCGGACCAGCACCGATAAGGTAAACTTTCATCATTCCTCCGGTAATAATCAGGAACCGGAGTATCCTCCGGTTCCCTGATAATAACTTTATCTGTACCCATAAGCAGTTTTTATTTTTGCCTCCGGCGGGCAGGGCTCTGCCCCTGCACCCCGCAAGGGGGAGCCCCCCTTGACCGGCATTATTTATTCTGTCTTAAACAGAATAACTCGGTAGACTTGAATAAAAACTCCCACCCTGCTGCTAATTAATTTTCTGTAAGCCGCGATTGCAGCTAACACGAAAAAGCACCATCGCTAACAGGGGGTGCAGGGGGAATTATTTCCCCTGCCCGTCGGAGACAAAAGCGCCGCAGGCATAAGCCTTACTTAAACTTTCGCCCCTTACAGGATCATAGTCCGTTGCTAGCCCATTGCGTCAACAAGACGCTTCTGAAGCTTCAGCAGCTTTTGCTGAGTATCTTCAAGTTCGGCAGCGCGAGCTTTTTCTTTTTCAACGATAGCAGCCGGAGCGTTGTTAACGAAGCTTTCGTTACGCAGCTTACCGGAAGCCTGCTTGAGATCTTTTTCAACTTTGCCAAGCTCTTTATCGAGTCGTGCAAGTTCGTCTTCAAAGTTTACGAGACCTTCAAGAGGTACGATAACTTCGTTGCCCTGAACTACGCTGGAAGCAGAAGCTTTCGGTGCTTCAACATCTGCGCCGAGTTCAACGTTGTTAAGACGTGCAAGCGCCTGCATTACTTCCATTGCATCTTCGTACAGTGCTTTAGCTTCATCAGAAGCGGTACGGATAAGCACATTAAGGCGAGTCTGCGGAGCAACATTCAGTTCTGCTTTGATGGTACGTACTGCAACAATTGTTTCCTGAATGAGAGTCATTGCTGCTTCTGCATCATTATCTTCACATGCAGGGCGCATTTCTGGGTACAATTCTGTCGCAATATCTTTGTTTTCGATACCCGGCAGCACGCTCCACACCTGTGCGGTGATGAATGGCATAATCGGGTGAAGAATAACCATCATTTCCTGCAATACAGTCCACAGAACAAACTGTGCTTTTTCTGCACGTTCGCCACCTGCACGCATGTCAGGCTTAATAAGCTCAAGGTACCAGTCGCAGAACTCGTTCCAGATAAACTTGTACATGATCTGTGCAGATTCGTTGAAATGGTAACTTGTGATGGCGTTATCCATATCTTTCTTCACAGACTCAAGACGGGAAAGAATCCAACGGTGATGTACGCCGTCAATTTCATCGAAAGCGAAAGTCTTAGGCTTTTCTTCCGGCAGGTTCATCAGCGCGAAACGAGCTGCGTTCCAAATTTTGTTGCAGAAGTTACGGTAACCGTCGATGCGCTGCTCAGACAATTTAATGTCGCGACCCATTGCTGCAAAAGAAGTAAGGGTAAAGCGCAGGGAGTCACAACCGTATTTGTCGATCATTTCTACAGGGTCAATTACGTTACCTGTAGATTTAGACATCTTCTTCCCTTTTTCGTCACGCACAAGAGCATGGATGTACACATGATGGAACGGAACTTCGTCCATAAAGTGCAGCCCCATCATCATCATACGAGCAACCCAGAAGAACAGAATATCAAAACCGGTAACAAGTACGGAAGTCGGGTAGAAGGTATCCAGCTCTTTTGTTTTGTCAGGCCAGCCCATAGTAGAGAAAGGCCACAGCGCAGAAGAGAACCATGTATCAAGAACGTCTTCGTCCTGCACAATGTTTGTAGAACCACACTTACAGGAAGTCGGGTCTTCTGTTGCAACGATAAGCTCGCCGCAATCCTGACATGTCCATGCCGGAATACGGTGTCCCCACCAAATTTGACGGGAGATGCACCAGTCGCGGATATTATCAAGCCAGTGGTTGTAGGTCTTGATCCATGATTCTGGGAAAATCTGTGTGAGTTCCGGCACTGCTGCGCGAGCACGCGGAGCAAGCTTTGTCATTGCCACGAACCACTGAGTAGATACGAACGGCTCAACAATAGTTTTACAACGGTAACAGTGACCAACACTGTGCTCGTGTTCTTCGATGCGGTCGAGGTATCCGCCTGCTTTAAGCTCTTCAAGAATTTTTACACGAGCTTCAACACAGGTAAGACCTGCGTAATCACCGGTGTCTTCAGTAAGCGTACCGTCTTCATTGAGGATATTCATAACCTCAAGACCGTGCTTACGACCGAGTTCCCAGTCATTATGGTCATGTGCAGGGGTAACTTTCAGACAACCTGTACCGAATTCGATATCTACGTAGCGGTCACCGATAATTTCAAGTTCGCGTCCAACCAGTGGGAGAATTGCTTTTTTACCGATGAGATGGCTGAAGCGCTCGTCATCAGGGTTAACAGCAATAGCGGTATCCGCAAGCATGGTTTCTGGACGGGTAGTTGCGATAATAAGATCGCCGGAACCTTCTGCGAGAGGATATTTAATGTAGTGCAGTGCCCCCGGTTCATTAGCGTGATCTACTTCATCATCCGCAAGAGCGGTGTGACAACGCGGACACCAGTTAATGATGTAGTCGCCTTTGTAAATCAAACCCTGCTCGTGCAGTTCAACAAAAACTTTACGAACAGCTTTGGAAAGACCTTCATCCATAGTGAAGCGTTCACGGGTCCAGTCAACGGATGCACCCATTTTACGAACCTGATTAAGAATACGGCTACCGTACTCTTCACGCCAGTCCCATACACGCTCTACAAATTTTTCGCGACCAAGGTCATGACGACCTAAGCCTTCTGTAGCAAGCTTGCGCTCTACAACGTTCTGAGTAGCAATACCAGCATGGTCAGTACCCGGAACCCATAATACTTTTTTGCCTTTCTGACGCTGGTAGCGACAGAGAATATCCTGCAAAGTCAGGTTCAGAGCGTGCCCCATATGCAACGCACCGGTGACGTTTGGCGGCGGAATGACAATAGAATACGCCTCACCCTCGGCATCCATATCCGGTGTGAACACGTTGTTTTCTTCCCAGTGCTTTCGCCACTGGTCTTCAACCGTTTGAGATTCATACCCCTTAGAAAGAGCGTTTTCCGCCATACTGCTACTCCAGATTCGTTATTGTATTCAGGCTGGTAACAACCTGTTAAGTCTGTTTTTGGTAATTATTTGCACTCGCTGCCCTCGCTTGATAGAGTGCACTTCCACGACTGCAAAAAAGTCAGATTAATTAGCGGAAGGACAATGTCAAGCATCTATATATTATGGGACGAATCCCACCTATGGGGTTTACTCGTCTGGCGGGCACTGGAAGCAATGAAGCTTCCATACTGCATTGTGCGGGGAGAAGAAATAGCGCAGGGATTACTTTCTTGCAACCCACCAGCCTTACTCCTTACTCCCGGCGGTAACGCCAGATTAAAAGCGGAGGCTCTCGGTTCAAAAGGAATCGAAGAAATTCGCAACTATATTGCAAGAGGCGGAAAATATTTAGGCTTCTGCGGTGGTGCAGGACTGGGGCTTACCGGAAAAAACGGGCTGGACCTTTGCCCGTGGGAACGCGCAAAGTTTACCAACCGCTTACAGCACTTTGTTAGCGGACATCTGCATTCTTCTCTCGGTACCAATCTTTCGCACTCTGGCGATCTTATTCCTGATAATTTTTCAGAAAATCCAGCACTTCCTGTATGGTGGCCAGCCAGATTTTCTCCTAAAGAAAATACAGATGTCGAAATCTTAGCGAGCTACGCAACCCCCGGTAATGATTTCTGGATTGCAGACTTACCGCTAAGCACACTGCCTCCGGGGACATTCAACGAGTGGGAAGACCTGTATGGCATTAAGTTGCGCCCAGAGTTTCTGGAAGGTCAACCATGTGTCATCACAGGTAACTATGGTGAAGGACGCTATGTACTGAGTTATACGCATCTTGAAACACCAAATTCTCCTGAAGCAAATGCATGGCTTGCTCACATTATTAATGCACTCACTGAAGGCACCGTAACGGCAAAGCAGACTCTGGTGACAGACTGGCATCCTGCAACAGAACTCCCACTGTGGACAGATGAAAAGCTGCTTGAAGCGAAAGGAATATTCGACGACATCGTAACAATTGGCAAAAACCATTGTCTTTTCTTTGCCAGAAACTCATGGCTCATCGGTTGGCGTGCAGGTATTCCCGGAGCAAATCTGAATAACTTGTATAATGGACTCTGCTCCGCTGTTTCCATGCAACCGACTCCAGCAGCTGAAGAGTACTGGGCATCTGTTTCTGAAAAATTTATGCACGATTTGCATTTATTTTATGAAGGTGTGAAAGGCTATTTATTAGCAGAGCGGCTTGCGATGACGTTGTCCAAAACATTTCCAGAGACAGTTTCCACCGAATCACTTCGTAACCAGAGGACGGCATTATTTGGCCCTCCAATGGCAAGTGGCGGTCTGTACCTCGAGCTTCTTCATGTTCTCGACACATTAGTATACCTGTTACTGCCACATACTACTGCATCGTAAGAAACTATACATACTCATAACGTACTGTTATACAGAATCAACATTGTTATACAAAGCTCATACTATTGCAACTAGTCAATAGTATGGGCTTTTTTTATTACAACAACGTATCTCTACCATAACACGTTCCAATTGTTAGAAAGAGTAGAGAGCATCACTTCCGTATACATAGTATTCTTTTCGTAAATCCTTGCTGCAAAACTCTCGTACTTATATTGTACTAAATGAGAACGACACACACTTGGCAAGGAGTCTCTTTCCGTGAAAAAGATTTTCTTATTAATGCTGCTCGCTGGAGTAATATCCTGCGGTATCAGCTCGTATACCACTGTATCTATTAACCCTATTTTAAAGAAAACAGTGCATTACTTTGGACCTAGAGTAATGGGGGCAAAAGTACAGTTGGAAGATGCCAAACTTTCAACGCTCTCCGGTTACGGTTCAATCCATAACGTATACCTTGCCAACCCTGCTGGCTT from Halodesulfovibrio sp. includes these protein-coding regions:
- the cobA gene encoding uroporphyrinogen-III C-methyltransferase; amino-acid sequence: MKVYLIGAGPGDPGLLTIKGRDILSTADVIVYDYLANAEFLSYAKPEAEIIYVGKKGGDHTLSQEGINQLIVDKAKEGKSVARLKGGDPYMFGRGGEEAQELLAAGVPFEEVPGITSAIAGPAYAGIPLTHRDYASSVSFITGHENPDKPGSSHNWKSLATGTSTLVFFMGMKNLPHISKQLIENGMNPDTPAALVHWGTTAKHRSMTATIATLPEEGVRQGFTSPSLIVVGNVVKLRDELNWFEQLPLRGKGVVVTRAREQASGMAKSLTKLGANVIQFPTIKIDPLADYSEVHSAIKSINEYEWVIFTSVNGVKHFWLQLAEMGLDTRALGTSKIAAIGPATADILREKGIEPDFVPEKYVAEGVVKGLIERGMDGSKILLPRAKVAREVLPEELRKAGAQVTVLPVYETKPAGEQRDEVLELIKSGELSCVTFGSSSTVENFFDLVSPDLVKEHRDKVKLASIGPITTKTLEQFGFTPDIQPEDYTIPALVDDLVEKL
- a CDS encoding valine--tRNA ligase codes for the protein MAENALSKGYESQTVEDQWRKHWEENNVFTPDMDAEGEAYSIVIPPPNVTGALHMGHALNLTLQDILCRYQRQKGKKVLWVPGTDHAGIATQNVVERKLATEGLGRHDLGREKFVERVWDWREEYGSRILNQVRKMGASVDWTRERFTMDEGLSKAVRKVFVELHEQGLIYKGDYIINWCPRCHTALADDEVDHANEPGALHYIKYPLAEGSGDLIIATTRPETMLADTAIAVNPDDERFSHLIGKKAILPLVGRELEIIGDRYVDIEFGTGCLKVTPAHDHNDWELGRKHGLEVMNILNEDGTLTEDTGDYAGLTCVEARVKILEELKAGGYLDRIEEHEHSVGHCYRCKTIVEPFVSTQWFVAMTKLAPRARAAVPELTQIFPESWIKTYNHWLDNIRDWCISRQIWWGHRIPAWTCQDCGELIVATEDPTSCKCGSTNIVQDEDVLDTWFSSALWPFSTMGWPDKTKELDTFYPTSVLVTGFDILFFWVARMMMMGLHFMDEVPFHHVYIHALVRDEKGKKMSKSTGNVIDPVEMIDKYGCDSLRFTLTSFAAMGRDIKLSEQRIDGYRNFCNKIWNAARFALMNLPEEKPKTFAFDEIDGVHHRWILSRLESVKKDMDNAITSYHFNESAQIMYKFIWNEFCDWYLELIKPDMRAGGERAEKAQFVLWTVLQEMMVILHPIMPFITAQVWSVLPGIENKDIATELYPEMRPACEDNDAEAAMTLIQETIVAVRTIKAELNVAPQTRLNVLIRTASDEAKALYEDAMEVMQALARLNNVELGADVEAPKASASSVVQGNEVIVPLEGLVNFEDELARLDKELGKVEKDLKQASGKLRNESFVNNAPAAIVEKEKARAAELEDTQQKLLKLQKRLVDAMG
- a CDS encoding BPL-N domain-containing protein encodes the protein MSSIYILWDESHLWGLLVWRALEAMKLPYCIVRGEEIAQGLLSCNPPALLLTPGGNARLKAEALGSKGIEEIRNYIARGGKYLGFCGGAGLGLTGKNGLDLCPWERAKFTNRLQHFVSGHLHSSLGTNLSHSGDLIPDNFSENPALPVWWPARFSPKENTDVEILASYATPGNDFWIADLPLSTLPPGTFNEWEDLYGIKLRPEFLEGQPCVITGNYGEGRYVLSYTHLETPNSPEANAWLAHIINALTEGTVTAKQTLVTDWHPATELPLWTDEKLLEAKGIFDDIVTIGKNHCLFFARNSWLIGWRAGIPGANLNNLYNGLCSAVSMQPTPAAEEYWASVSEKFMHDLHLFYEGVKGYLLAERLAMTLSKTFPETVSTESLRNQRTALFGPPMASGGLYLELLHVLDTLVYLLLPHTTAS